The region GGTGAAAGCGACGACGTTGCTTCTAGAATCCGAAATCACGATTCAAAGCGTGATTGGTGGACTCAGGCAATCCTCATTACGAGCACTGCAAACAGTCTGAACAAAGCACATGTGAGGTACGTCGAGTCTCGCCTTGTCGAAGAAGCTCGAAAATGTAACTAACCCTCCCAGACCTTCGCTTTCAGAAGCAGCGCAAGCCAATATGGAGCAATTCGTTGATTACGTTCTCACCATTCTTCCGGCAATCCGTGTAGACGGATTTGTAGTCAGAACACGAGCAGAGCCGCGCATTCAGGTCTTGCCGACCACTGTAGCCCCTAAACCTACAGCAAAGTTTCTGTTTAAACTAGCCAACGGACAGGTAGACGCATCCGCTGAGCTCGAAAACGGCGAATTCGTCATACAAGCTGGTTCAGTAGGTCGAGCCGAATGGATCGGAGTGAAACACAACTACCAGAATCTATTTGACGAGGTCATTGAGAGTGGAGTCTATGTCTCTGATGGGATGCAACGACGCTTCATCAAATCGTATGCATTCAGTAGTCCGAGTGCTGCAGGGGCAGTTCTTAGCGGAAGAGCGACTGCAGGGCCTAAAGCCTGGGTGCTGACTACAAATCCCAAAAAAACTTATAAAGAATGGGAAGCGGAGCAACTTTCAATTGCAGATGCTTCATAAGTAATGCTTCTGCGAGATCGGTAGTTCACGCCGCCCTGTCGTATCCGTACTATCGCCGCTCACCCCGCCCCTCCTACTCTCCTCTCACAGACCTAACCCTGGGAGGAAGAGATGGCAACTGGAACGACAGTACAGGACGCCAAGTGGCAGCATCGCAGCTTTACCCCCAACCCCGCAGCCGGACACTCGAGCACCGCTTTACTGCGTCAGCGCACAGGCATTCACCGTGGGATGAACCAACTGCGTATTCTGCATCGTCACAGACTCCCAGGCAATCTGCTGCAACTGCACAGCCACAGCCGCCGAGATCCCAAGCGTCTGCGCAGCCTTCTCCGTCCCACCAAACGTCCGCACATCCGTCCCGGTGATCTTCTGAAACAGAACCAGCCCATTCAGGTAAGCCCCGTAGATGCTGGGATGGTGAAATCCCGCATCCGTAGGCTTGCTGGTGGTGGAAGGTTGGCTCCCCGGCTGGTAGTTGAACGTCAATGAAACGCCCGCAGCGCTTCCACCATAGGGATCGGGGTTCGCAATCCCTTCACTCCACGCGCGCGACCAGGCATCTCCCGTCGCAGCCACTCCGGCGATGTGCCCATCCTGCGTCGCCGCCGTGAGGTACGCATCATGGTAAGCGTCAGTCAGAGTACCCAGCGCGCTCAGGTAGGCTGAATCGGAAAACGCGGAGGAAGCAGTGCTGTTCCCATACGCCGTGTCGGCCGGAGCGCCCGTCTCATAGAGGTACACGCTGGCAGACGGAGCCGCCGCATGGACTCCCTGCTCGATCGTGCCGACCGCACTGCAGAAGGTCGCCGGCTTGCTGATACTGTCACCGGAAAGCGACGGCGGAATCGGCTCGAAGGTCGCTTCCTGCAGCACAACGGTGTTCCAGACGGATTGCGCGATCACGCTCTGCGCAGCCTGGTAGTTCTTGTTCAGTGAGGTCGCCGAGATCGCCTCGATATGCACGTCGTATGGAATCGCGGCCTCCGCCGCCAGTTCAGCGAAGATCCCCGGAATCCCGCCCCACGGACCGGTCTCGCCAGGCGAGTTTTCCTCCCGCGCTGTCACTGTGGTGTTGAAGTTCTCATCGACCACCAGCGGGGATGCTGCCGTCGAACCCAACCCTCCGGTCCCCGGCGTGCTGTTGTACGTCCGCACCGGCGCATAACGGCCATGCGTAAAGCTATCGCCCACAAAGAGAATGTGCTGGGTCGCCACGATGTGCGGTGGAATCGCTGTCCCACCGGAGGAGGAGCAGCCTGCTAAGAGCGACGTGCAAGCAGACAAGGAAAGCAAAGTCACAAACGGACCCACGACAGAACAACGCGACATTCTCAAAACTAACGACCTCAAAGGCGGATTCAGCAACAGTTACAAGGACCCTGCAACCCCTGAATAGTTGTCATAACGTCCTGACCTGCGAAATTGCAAAGCAAACTGGACCCGCGTCCCAGGAGCGGAAAGCTCCGGGACGCGGGTCCAGTCTTCACAACGATAGCCGCAAAGCCCCGCCTTAGACCTGCGCCGTACCACCATCGACAAATAACTCAACGCCATTCACGAAGCTGGAATCGCTGGACGCCAGGAACAGCGCAACGGTCGCAATCTCCTCCGGCCGTCCCATCTCGCCGCGCGGGATCTGCGACTTGAAGAACGCCTTCGCCTCATCCCCCAGCGGATCGAGAATCGGTGTGTCGATCGTGCCCGGGCTGAGGATGTTCACGCGAATACGGCGCTCCTTCAACTCCAGCAGCCATGTGCGCGCAAACGAGCGGATCGCAGCCTTGCTCGCGCTGTATACGCCGAACGTCGGGAAGCCCTTGATGCTCGCAATCGAGCCATTCAGGAAGACCGAGCCGTCGTCGCTGATCAACGGCAGCGCCTTCTGCACGGTGAACAGCGTTCCCCGCACATTCAGGTCGAAGGTCTTGTCGAAGTGCTCTTCCGTAACCTCTTCCAGCTTCGCGAACTCGCCGAACCCGGCGCTGGCAAACAGAATGTCGATCTTGCCCTTCTCGCGCTTCACCGTCTCATACAGGCGATCTAGATCAGCCAAGTTGGATGCATCGCCCTGCACGCCCGTGACGTTCTTGCCGATGATCTTGATCGCCTCATCCAGTTTGTCCTGGCGGCGGCCCGTGATGAACACGTACGCACCCTCTTCGACAAACAACTTTGCGGTGGCGAGCGCCATCCCGGACGTGGCGGCGGTGATAACGGCTACTTTTCCTTTGAGCTTATCCATTTCCTGATCCCTTTCAAGATGAACCCGCGAAGCCACTCCGCACCAGCGTCATGCGCTTTCCGCTCGGTTCTTATAAGTAAGATGGGACGAGTTACAGGACAGATTCAATAGTTCCGAATATAAAAACTATGGAACTGTGGAGAACCCATTCCAGGTAAAGCCGCGCCACCCCGAGCCTCGACCTCAAACTTTCTTTTGCGAAAACCTCAGCAAATTCGCATGTCAAGCCCCCACGGCCCACAGAAATCGCGAAACCCCAACAACCACGCGGCCTTTTGCGTGAAAAATAGTTGGCATGTTTACCCCACGCAACTTGGTAAAATGGAAGTACGCAAGAAGTGACTTTTTATCGGTGTACAGCGAAGTCTACGCAGCCTGCGTAAGTCACCTGTTTTGAAGACTTTAGCTCTAACCCATTTCTTCTCAAGATCTTACACTTTCAGTCCGAATCTAAGTCCCACAGAATGAAGACTTTAGATCAAACAGAGGGGGGAGGGGTACTACCCCGGTCCAGCCCTTCAGGTGACACGTTTTGACGATGGAATCCTCCGCGCTTCTCACCACCGACCTCGGCGCACTGCCACTGCTAGCCCGCGGCAAAGTCCGCGACATCTACGCCGTCTCGCCTGACCCCGCCTCAGACCTGCTCTTCATCGCCTCGGACCGCCTCTCCGCTTTCGACCACGTCCTCGGCTCCGGCATCCCGGACAAGGGCCGCATCCTCACCCAGCTCTCCCTCTTCTGGTTCGACTTCGTCAAGGATGTCGTCCCCAACCACCTCATCACCGCCGACGTCTCCGAGTTCCCTGCCAGCCTCCAGCCCTTCAAGGCCCAACTGGAAGGCCGCACCATGCTGGTCAAGCGCGCCCAGATGTTCCCCGTCGAGTGCGTCGTCCGCGGCTACCTCTCCGGCTCCGGCTGGAAGGACTACCAGGCGACCCAGGCCATCTGCGGCATACCCCTCCCGGCCGGCCTCCGCGAATCCGACAAACTGCCCGAGCCGATCTTCACCCCCGCCGCCAAGATCAACACCGGCGGACACGACGAGAACATCTCCTTCGCCACCGTCATCGAGACCATCGGCGCAGAGCACGCCAACGCCCTCCGCGAGCTATCCCTGGCCATCTACGCCAAGGCCTCCGCCCACGCCGCCACCCGCGGCGTCATCCTGGCCGACACCAAGTTCGAGTTCGGCCTCATCGACGGCCAGATCACGCTCGCCGACGAGGTCCTCACCCCCGACTCCTCCCGCTACTGGCCCGCCTCCCAGTACGCCCCCGGCGGCCCCACCCCGTCGTTCGACAAGCAGTACGTACGCGACTACCTCGAGTCGATCCACTGGAACAAGCAGGCCCCCGCCCCGTCATTACCTCCTGAGGTAGTAACGAACACGCGAGAAAAATATCTTCAGGCCTTCCATCTCATCTCGGGCCGCGATACGCTCTAGTTTCACGCACATGCAACTGCCGCCCACCACCTCGTACAACCCGTTCGACTGGTTCCTCGTCGTGATCCTCGTCATCTCGACGATCGCGGCGTTCATGCGCGGCCTGATCCGTTCCCTGCTGTCGCTGGTCGGTTTCATCCTCGCCATCGTGGTCGCCAGTTGGAACTACCTCTCCTTCGCCTCGTACCTGGGCCGCTGGATACTCAACTTCACCGTGGCGGAGATCATCGCCTACCTGACGATCCTGATCGTCATCACCATCGCCTTCTCCATGCTGGCCAATCTCCTGCGCAAGACGGCTTCGGCGGTCGGTCTGGGCTTCCTGGACCGCCTGCTGGGGGCCGCCTTCGGCGTCCTCCGCGGCTTTCTGGCCGGGGTGGCCGCCATGATGGCCATCGCCGCCTTTTCCCCGAATTCGGAGTGGGTCAAGAATTCTCAGCTCACTCCCTATTTCCTTGAAGGGGCGCATGCGGTATCCTTCGTTGTGCCCCCGCGTTTTGAGCAGCAGATCGCTCAGGGCGCCACGCACCTCCTACAACAGACTCCGGACCTCTTAAAGTCACACCCCCGCAAGAATGATCGGGATTAATTCAAGCCCGTGCTGCTGTATTTGCATCGAAAATAGCCAGGCGACTAACAGCCCGTAAGGTGGGAACAATTTGAAGCGCGAACTCGATGCCTTGATCACACAGATGCACTCGGCGGGTGTCTCCTACACGGAGGCCGTCCGTCAATTCAAGCGCCGTTATCTCCTCGAGGTTCTCGCGCAGCACAAAGGCAACCAGTGTAAGGCAGCGGAAGAGCTGGGGATGCACCGCAATACGCTCTCCCGGACCCTGGCCGAGCTCGACATGGACACCGCGCAGATCCGCAGCGGCATGCGCCGTCCGCCCATGAGCGAACGCCCACGCACCCTGCCGTCCGTAGCCAATCTAACCAAGATCCGATAGTTGAGCCATTCCGGACGAAGCGGCGAGCCGATCACCGCCCTGCTTCGTCCAACCTTCAAGCCCGCATGAAGCAGCCAGCACATTCTCGAAGCGACTTTGCAACTCGACGCCGTTCCGTCTGTCTGACCGTCATCGCCGCTGCCGCCCTCGCGTCGACCTCAGCCTTCTCACAAGCCCCGAGCGTCAAGCCCGACCCACGCAAGGCGGAGCAAGCGTACCTGGCCGGGGCGATCCTGATCGACCATCGGGACTTTGCCGCCGCTCAGAGCCAGTTTGCCAAGGCCGTCCAGCTCAATCCCACCCGCCAGGATTACACCCTGGCCCTGGCCGTCGCCCGGGAAAGCCGAGTCTCGAATCTCATTCAGCAAGCGGCCAAGGCACGCATGGACAACCAGGCCGACCGCTCAGACAGACTGCTGGCGGAGGCTCGTGCAGTCGATCCCGGCAGCGACCTTGTGCTGCAGCGCATTCAAGCGCCTCAGCAGCCCATGACCCACGTGGAGCCCGCACAGTCAAAGGACATGCTCTTTGCCCCTCCGCTGCAGATTGCGGCCGCAGCCGGCGTCCACGATCTCCACCTACGCGGCGATGTGAAGCAGGTCCTGAGCCAGGTCGCCTCCACCTACGGCATCAAGGCCGTCTACGACGCCGACCTGGTCAGCCAACAGATACGCTTCGATCTCGACGCAGTTACCTATACCCAGGCCATGCCAATCCTGCTGCGCATGGCCCACCTCTTCGCCGTGCCTATCGATTCCAAAACGCTCTTCGTCGTCAAGGATTCGCAGGAGGCCCGCCAGAAGTACGAGCGTCAGGCTGAGGAGACCATCTTCGTTCCCGGCAGCACGCAGGAGCAGCTCAACGAGCTCGTCAACATCATCAAGAACGTCTTTGACGTGAAGCAGATTGCGATCCAGCAGAACTCCTCCAGCCTGGTTGTACGCGCACCGGAGCCGACGCTTAAAGCGGTCAACTACACCATCGCTGATCTCGTCGACGGCAACGCGCAGGTTGTGATGGAGTTGAAACTCTACACGGTCGATAAGACCCGCACCCGCAATCTTGGCCTGACTACACCAAATTCGGTGGGCGGCTTCTCCGTTGCAGCCGAAGCGCAGGGTATCGTCAGCGCCAACCAGAGCGTGATCCAGCAAGCAATCTCGCAGGGTCTCTTCACGCCCTCAGGCAACGCCGCGACGGATACCATCACGGAGGCCATCTACCTGATCGCGTCCGGCCTTGCCACCGACGCCAAGCTCAGCGGCCTACTTACGTTGGTGGGCGGTGGGCTTACGACGGCGGGCATTTATGTAGGCTCGAACCCTACGCTGAACTTCGCGCTCGACACCTCGGACACGCGTGCGCTGGATGACATCACTGTTCGCTCCGGCGACCGGCAGACTACGACGCTGAAAGTCGGCTCCAAGTATCCCATCACGACATCGACTTACTCCAGCGGAGTATCGGCTGCCACCTCCTCGGCACTGGCCGGTGTTACGGTGGGTGGGGTCAGCGCCTCTTCCCTCCTGAACCAATACCTCGGTGCGAGTTCCCAGACCATTCCGCAGATTCAGTATGAAGACATCGGCATCACCCTCAAGACGACACCCACCGTGCTGAAGTCCGGCCTGATCACCATGCACATCGACCTGAAGATCGAAGCCCTCACCGGCCAGAGCGCCAACAACATCCCTGTCCTTACCAGCCGCGTCTTTACCTCGGACGTGACCTGCCCTGAGGGCAGCACGGCCATGATGCTCTCACAACTCTCCAGCCAGGAATCGGCGGCGGTCAGCGGAATTCCCGGCCTGGCAGAACTCCCCGGCTTCCAAACGTCAGTCGCAGACCGCATCACCGAGCGCGACTCATCCGAGCTCGTCATGATGGTGACCCCGCATCTCGTGCGCCGCCGGTCGAATACGCTCGCGGGGCCGCGTATCGCTTTCCAGACATCGGTACCCCAGGAAAATTAGTCTCGTCGACGTGCCTTTCGTAGTCGCAGCACAACATGCCTGACGCTTATAAGATTGAAGGAATGATTGATCTGGACTTCTGCTCTGCTGACGAACTTTTGCTCCGTCGCAGATCTCTGCGGCGCGAGCTTTCGGCGGTCGATGGCCTTCAAGAGCTACGCATCGCAGTGCTTGGCGGATCGACGACGGATCAGATCGTGACGACCCTTGAGATCTTTCTGCTCGCTGCCGGCTTCCAGCCGGTCTTCCATCAAAGCGAGTACGGTCGCTACTACGACGACGCGGTTTACGATCCGCAAACCCTGATCGACTTCAGGCCTAACCTGGTCTACATCCATACCTCCTGCCGCAACGTCCGCAATCTCCCTCCGCTCAATTGCACAGAATCCCAGCTACCCGGATATGTGGAGACAGAGTTGAACCGCTTCAAAGAGATCTGGGACTCGCTGGATGCTCGGGTCGGCTGCCAGGTGATTCAGAACAACTTTGAGATGCCACCCCACGCCATCCTCGGAAATATGGACGCCGTTGCGGCTGGCGGTGAGAATCGTTTCCTGATGGAGCTCAATGTAGCCTTTGCACGCGAGGCCACACGCCGGCCCAGGCTGCTGCTTCAGGATGTCCATGGTATCTCCGCAAAGGTCGGTCTGCGGAACTGGTTTGACTGGACCCTTTTCTTCAACTTCAAGCTCTTACTGCAACCGGCTGCCAATCTGGAACTCGCACGCTCACTGAATGCCATGATTCAAGCCATCTATGGCAAGAGCCGCAAAGTATTGGTCCTTGACCTGGACAACACGCTTTGGGGTGGAACCATCGGCGACGATGGCGTTGACAAGATCCTGATCGGCCGCGAGACGCCCCAAGCCGAGGCCTACACCGCCTTCCAGGAGTACTGCCTCTCTCTAAGAAATCGCGGCATCCTGTTGGCTATCTGCTCAAAGAATGATGAAGACATTGCGAAGGCTGGCTTCTCGCATCCGGATTCCATCCTGAAGCTCGAGCATATCTCCTGCTTCAAGGCTAACTGGGAGCCCAAGCACGAGAACATCGCGCTCATCGCGAAGGAACTCAATCTGGGCGTCGACAGCTTCGTCTTTGTAGACGACAACCCTGCAGAGCGGGCAATCGTCCAGGCACAGATACCGGGTGTTGCAGTGCCAGACATCGGCAACGACGTCACTCACTATGCCGAGGTGATCCAGGCCGCACGCTACTTCGAGCCTGCATCTCTCTCCAGAGAAGACCGCGAGCGGGCAGCCCTGTATGCGAGCAACTTGCAGCGCGCCGACCAAGCGGCCACATTCAATAACTATGGCGAGTATCTTGATTCTCTCGATATGTCTGCCGAGATAGACAGTTTCAAGCCAGTGTATTTGGAGCGAATCGCCCAACTCACCAACAAGACCAACCAGTTCAACCTCACCTCTCGCCGCTACACCTTGGCAGAGATGGAGGTTGCCATGCGTGACCGGAACACCATTGCCCTGTACGGCAAGCTGAGTGACCGCTTTGGCGATAACGGCCTGATCTCCATCGTGCTTGGCCGACGAGACGGTGATACCGTGCACATCGATCTCTGGCTGATGAGTTGTCGCGTCCTCAAGCGGTCCATGGAGACAGCCATGCTTGACGCCCTCGCTGAGCGTGCTCTTGGCATGGGAGTCAAAGTGGTCCGTGGCAACTATCTGCCCACGGCGAAGAACAGCATGGTGGCCGATCACTACAGCCGCCTTGGTTTCCAACCATGCCCTCAACCCAGTCTGCCTGAAGGTGCTACTGCCTGGCAGCTGAACCTTACCGGCTATGTCCGGAAAAATTCGCACATCCGGGTCCTGGAGTACACGCATGTTTGAGACGTCTCCCGAAGCTAAGCCCAGTGAAGCGTTGTCGAAAGGATGGGAAATGAAGGAAGTGGATTTCGCGTTTGGGAAAGATGGCATCCAGGTGAAGCTTCATGAGGGTCCCAGCTACATGCTCGTGGAAAGCCGCAGCGCCCAGCCTCTTGCTGACCCGCTCCAGGCTCTGGACCATGCGCTCGACTTCCCTGTCGCCGGCCCCTCTCTGCTGACGCTTGCCGAAGGCAAGAAGACCGCGGCCATCTCCATCTGCGACATCACCCGCCCTGCGCCGAACTGGATGACGCTTCCCCCTCTGCTCAAGCGCCTCCATGCTGCGGGCATCCCCGTGGAGGGCGTCACCATCCTCATCGCGACCGGCCTGCATCGCCCAGCGACAACCGATGAGATCCGCAGGATCGTCGGAGAGGACATTGCGGCGAAGTACCGGATCGTCAACCATGACGCCAAGGACTTCGACCAGCACCTGTCCCTGGGAACGACATCCCGGGGCACCCCTGTTTATATCGACAGCAGGTTCATGCAAGCCGACCTGCACATCACGCTCGGCTTCATCGAGCAGCACCTCATGCTCGGCTTCTCAGGCGGACGTAAACTGGTCGCCCCCGGGGTGGCATCCCAGGAGACCATCAAGGTCATCCATTCACCGCGCTTCATGCGCGAGCCCAACGCAACCGAAGGCCATACCTCCGACAATCCTTTGCATCTTGAGCTCCTCGAAATCGCCCGCATGGTCCGTCATGATTTCATGCTCGATGTCACCCTTACGAAAACTCGTGAGATCTCCGGAGTCTTTGCGGGCGAGCCCGTGCAGGCTCACGCAGCCGGCGTCCGCTTCCTGCAACACACGTCGCTGGAGAAGCTTCCAAAGCTTGCGGACGTAGTCATCACCAGCGCGGCTGGTTATCCGCTGGACCTCACCTTCTACCAGATCGTCAAAGGAATCACGGCAGCGCAGCATATCGCAAAACCCGGAGGCAAAATCCTGATCCTGGCAGAGTGCTCTGAGGGCGCCGGCTCTCCGGAGTTCGCTCACAAGCTTGAGAACTATCCGGGTCACCAGCAATTTCTTGACGAGGTCCACACAGCTAAGGTCGAAGTCGACCAATGGCAACTGGAGAAACTTGCTCTCACCGGCCTCACTCACGAGCTGTACTTCTTCACCCCGGGCGTACCCGCAGCCCACGCCGGCGCACTCCGTGATCGTGTCTTCACGAGCGTCGACCTTGCCGTAGACGCTGTGCTGTCGGATCTCACTCCCGGCGCAGACGTAGCCCTCATTCCCGAAGGTCCCTATGTCTACGCACGTGTAGACCCCACTGCCTGATTTCAATCAAAATAAAACCATAGCGTCAGCAGGTCATCATGCAGCATTTTGAAAACGGCAGCGGGCAGAAGATCGATCTGGAAACATGGAACCGCCGCGCTACCTTCCAACTCTTCAAGGATTACTCCGAGCCTTATCACGGCGTATGTCTCCGCGTCGACTGCACGGCGACCTATCGTTTTGCGCGGCAGAATCACATCTCCGTCTTCTTATCGCTGGTGCATCGTTCGCTCCTTGCAGCCAACCAGGTAGAAAATTTCAGAACACGCATCGTTGACGGCACCGCCTGGCACTACGATCAGATCAACGCCGGCAGCGCAGTCGGACGCGCGAACGGCACCATCGGTTTCGGGCACTATCCGTTTCATCCACGCATGGAAGACTTTGTGCGGGAAGGAAGTGTCGAACTGGAACGGGTGCGCCAACGGGAAGACCTTGAACGTTATCCTGACGCCAATCTGATACGTTACTCCGTGCTTCCCTGGTTCGACTTCACCGCAATCTCGCATGCCCACGACGTCTCCCGCAAAGACTCCGCCCCACACATCACCTTCGGCAAGATCACGGAATCAAATGGTCGCGCCGCGATGCCCGTATCGATTCACGTGCATCATGCTCTCGCAGACGGACTGCATGTCGCGCAGTTCGTTGAGAAATTCGAACAGGCTCTCGCTGACCCGGCCGCCGAAGTTTTTTAGGCATTCGATCACTAAGTCGGCAGCTTCATGCGAGCAAGCAACGCCGCATAGCGCGGATCGTCGCGCAGTCCGTCGAAGGTCGGGTCGACTCGCATCCAGATCATTCAATAGCAGCGATGCTCAACGGCCTGGTTACCCACACATGCAGGCCGTCAAGCTCTTTCGAAGCAGCTTCTCGGCCTGCCCTGCAGCCCTCTCCTTCAATCGAACTCCCTCTTCACTTACTGATTCACCGCGTAGTTCAGACTCGCAGGGTAAACGAAAAAACAGAGCCTCTTCCCGGCTGACTGCTCACTTCGATCTTGCCTCCGTGGGCCTCTACGATCGTGCGGCAGATCGCCAGACCTAAACCAGTGCCTGATGAACGTTGCTCTCGATTGCCGGAACGAAGGAATTTGTCGAAGATGAAAGATTGTTCTATCGGTTCAATGCCGATGCCTCGGTCCGCAATACTGCAGGTGACGAAACGACCATCCTGCTCTGCGGTGATAAAGATCGGAGCGTCGTCTGGAGAGTATTTGGCTGCATTCTGAAGAAGTTTTGTAAGGAGCCGCCCGACCCAGATAGAGTCGGCCTGAACACTGGGAAGCCGGGGAGCAAGCGTGACTTGTACAGGATGCCCTTTGAGCACATCCTCGGCAGTCTGAATTGCGTCATTGATCATTTCTTCCATGCTCTGGGGCACAAAGGTCATACGGAGTTCCTGCGTATCGAACTTTGCCATCTCCACCGCCTGTGCGACGAGGCGGCTGAGCCGGTTACTTTCGCCCTGTACGGAGCCGAGAAGGGCACGAGACTCCGCAGGTTCAAGTCCCTGAGCCAGCAAACTATCCAGAGACCTATCAATGAAAGCCAATGGCGCCCCGAGTTCATGGGTGATCGAATCGAGCATGAGGGCCCGGAGGCGTTCGTTCTCCTTCGCAGCCTCAGTGCGAGAGACCTCATCGATGGCGTTCGATCGATCAAGAGCGATCGATACAAGTCCTCCAAGGGCATCGAGGCTCTGATGGGAGAGAGTCAGGCCGCGAATGATCAGTATGCCCCTTGGACGAACCCCGCTACGGAGAGGGATCATCGCCTCCTGTGCGCCTGCGGAAGAGATAATGCCGGGTGCGTGTGAAAGCTCCTTGAGAGCGTCTTCCGAAAGGTGTGGCGTCCAGTCGGATCCAAAACGATAGATCCGATTCCCGTCCAAGAGGAAGAAGAGCACCGCTTGTGCGCCGGTCGCAACCGCGACTGCATTGGGGACAGTCTTCGTAAGCTGAACAAACTCATCGGTTTGTAGTAACGCCCTGCTGAGGCGATATAAGATCTCAAGTTCCGCCTTGCTGGCTCGCGCTTCTTTGGATTCTTCCCGGATGCGTTCAGACATGCGGCTCGCAAAGATTGAAGTGATGAGGAAGACCAGTAGAGCAACAATGTTTTGAGGGTCAGAGATAATGAAGTGGCCGACCGGTGGCAGAAAAAAATAGTTATAGCATGCTCCGGCTGCGAAAGAGATGACCACTGCGTACCTCAATCCCCAGCGAGAGGCAAGAGAGTGGATAAACAGTAAAAGTGTCAGCGCTACCGTAGTAGGATTCACCTGGAGCACGACGTGGAAGAAGAAGACAATTCCTCCCAGGCCGATCGCAGCACTGAACCAGCGAGTGACGGAGATAATCAGTTTCGAGTGCACCCCGAGATTCTACGATGACAAGGGATAAATCCAATCCGAGAAAGCTGCCTGAGGACTGGCTGCAGAAGGCCGAAGCCGCGGAAAAGAAGCGTGGGTGCTTCAAGATCTTTCTTGGATATGCACCCGGCGTGGGTAAAACCTTCAGCATGCTGAGCGAGGGCGTGAGGCGCAAACAGCGCGGTGAGGATGTTGTCATCGGAGTCGTTGAGACCCACGGCAGAGCGGGGACTGCTGAGGTTGCAGACAAGCTGGAGAGGGTTCCGGTCAGAGAGGTCAATTACAAAGGCTCGCTGTTCACGGAGATGGACCTTGATAGAATCCTGGCCCGTAATCCGAAGGTGGCCCTCATCGATGAATTGGCTCATACCAATATTGAGGGGAGCCGTTTCAGCAAACGCTACGAAGACGTGTTCGCGCTGCTGGAAGCGAAGATCGACGTGGTGACTACGCTGAACGTTCAGCATATTGAGAGCTGCACGCCAATCATCCAGTCGCTGACTGGGGT is a window of Granulicella tundricola MP5ACTX9 DNA encoding:
- a CDS encoding DUF4357 domain-containing protein, encoding MSKKLENVTNPPRPSLSEAAQANMEQFVDYVLTILPAIRVDGFVVRTRAEPRIQVLPTTVAPKPTAKFLFKLANGQVDASAELENGEFVIQAGSVGRAEWIGVKHNYQNLFDEVIESGVYVSDGMQRRFIKSYAFSSPSAAGAVLSGRATAGPKAWVLTTNPKKTYKEWEAEQLSIADAS
- a CDS encoding SDR family NAD(P)-dependent oxidoreductase, whose protein sequence is MDKLKGKVAVITAATSGMALATAKLFVEEGAYVFITGRRQDKLDEAIKIIGKNVTGVQGDASNLADLDRLYETVKREKGKIDILFASAGFGEFAKLEEVTEEHFDKTFDLNVRGTLFTVQKALPLISDDGSVFLNGSIASIKGFPTFGVYSASKAAIRSFARTWLLELKERRIRVNILSPGTIDTPILDPLGDEAKAFFKSQIPRGEMGRPEEIATVALFLASSDSSFVNGVELFVDGGTAQV
- a CDS encoding phosphoribosylaminoimidazolesuccinocarboxamide synthase; translation: MESSALLTTDLGALPLLARGKVRDIYAVSPDPASDLLFIASDRLSAFDHVLGSGIPDKGRILTQLSLFWFDFVKDVVPNHLITADVSEFPASLQPFKAQLEGRTMLVKRAQMFPVECVVRGYLSGSGWKDYQATQAICGIPLPAGLRESDKLPEPIFTPAAKINTGGHDENISFATVIETIGAEHANALRELSLAIYAKASAHAATRGVILADTKFEFGLIDGQITLADEVLTPDSSRYWPASQYAPGGPTPSFDKQYVRDYLESIHWNKQAPAPSLPPEVVTNTREKYLQAFHLISGRDTL
- a CDS encoding CvpA family protein, giving the protein MQLPPTTSYNPFDWFLVVILVISTIAAFMRGLIRSLLSLVGFILAIVVASWNYLSFASYLGRWILNFTVAEIIAYLTILIVITIAFSMLANLLRKTASAVGLGFLDRLLGAAFGVLRGFLAGVAAMMAIAAFSPNSEWVKNSQLTPYFLEGAHAVSFVVPPRFEQQIAQGATHLLQQTPDLLKSHPRKNDRD
- a CDS encoding helix-turn-helix domain-containing protein; translation: MKRELDALITQMHSAGVSYTEAVRQFKRRYLLEVLAQHKGNQCKAAEELGMHRNTLSRTLAELDMDTAQIRSGMRRPPMSERPRTLPSVANLTKIR
- a CDS encoding type II and III secretion system protein, whose translation is MKQPAHSRSDFATRRRSVCLTVIAAAALASTSAFSQAPSVKPDPRKAEQAYLAGAILIDHRDFAAAQSQFAKAVQLNPTRQDYTLALAVARESRVSNLIQQAAKARMDNQADRSDRLLAEARAVDPGSDLVLQRIQAPQQPMTHVEPAQSKDMLFAPPLQIAAAAGVHDLHLRGDVKQVLSQVASTYGIKAVYDADLVSQQIRFDLDAVTYTQAMPILLRMAHLFAVPIDSKTLFVVKDSQEARQKYERQAEETIFVPGSTQEQLNELVNIIKNVFDVKQIAIQQNSSSLVVRAPEPTLKAVNYTIADLVDGNAQVVMELKLYTVDKTRTRNLGLTTPNSVGGFSVAAEAQGIVSANQSVIQQAISQGLFTPSGNAATDTITEAIYLIASGLATDAKLSGLLTLVGGGLTTAGIYVGSNPTLNFALDTSDTRALDDITVRSGDRQTTTLKVGSKYPITTSTYSSGVSAATSSALAGVTVGGVSASSLLNQYLGASSQTIPQIQYEDIGITLKTTPTVLKSGLITMHIDLKIEALTGQSANNIPVLTSRVFTSDVTCPEGSTAMMLSQLSSQESAAVSGIPGLAELPGFQTSVADRITERDSSELVMMVTPHLVRRRSNTLAGPRIAFQTSVPQEN
- a CDS encoding HAD-IIIC family phosphatase; translated protein: MIDLDFCSADELLLRRRSLRRELSAVDGLQELRIAVLGGSTTDQIVTTLEIFLLAAGFQPVFHQSEYGRYYDDAVYDPQTLIDFRPNLVYIHTSCRNVRNLPPLNCTESQLPGYVETELNRFKEIWDSLDARVGCQVIQNNFEMPPHAILGNMDAVAAGGENRFLMELNVAFAREATRRPRLLLQDVHGISAKVGLRNWFDWTLFFNFKLLLQPAANLELARSLNAMIQAIYGKSRKVLVLDLDNTLWGGTIGDDGVDKILIGRETPQAEAYTAFQEYCLSLRNRGILLAICSKNDEDIAKAGFSHPDSILKLEHISCFKANWEPKHENIALIAKELNLGVDSFVFVDDNPAERAIVQAQIPGVAVPDIGNDVTHYAEVIQAARYFEPASLSREDRERAALYASNLQRADQAATFNNYGEYLDSLDMSAEIDSFKPVYLERIAQLTNKTNQFNLTSRRYTLAEMEVAMRDRNTIALYGKLSDRFGDNGLISIVLGRRDGDTVHIDLWLMSCRVLKRSMETAMLDALAERALGMGVKVVRGNYLPTAKNSMVADHYSRLGFQPCPQPSLPEGATAWQLNLTGYVRKNSHIRVLEYTHV